One window of Lytechinus variegatus isolate NC3 chromosome 2, Lvar_3.0, whole genome shotgun sequence genomic DNA carries:
- the LOC121407860 gene encoding syntaxin-16-like, translating to MASRSLTEVFILMRNNAAQSRHIYSDHVHDDRMALVNSISTDPDASVGATKLNIPPEWVNSTEEIQYDITRIQQKMKELSSLHDRYLNRPTLDDNMEEEHAIEIATQEITQMFHRCQRSIQSITAKARLSSRQERKVTQNIVNSLAGSLQDLSIQFRKSQSAYLKRLKGREERSKEFFESNINLNSSSAIMIEEDMEDDLLYDRGFTDAQMQEVEQNTQLIEQREKEVSHIVQSISDLNEIFRDLANMVVEQGTVLDRIDYNIEKSTVKVEEGLKQLQKAEKYQKKNRKMLVIVILFVIVIILIIIFIATKLR from the exons ATGGCTTCCAGAAGTCTAACAGAAGTTTTCATACTAATGAGAAACAATGCAGCGCAGAGTAGACACATATATTCGGACCAT GTTCATGATGATAGGATGGCACTGGTGAACAGTATATCAACTGATCCTGATGCAAGCGTAGGTGCTACTAAACTCAACATTCCACCAGAATG GGTTAATAGTACAGAAGAAATTCAATATGACATCACGAGAATACAGCAAAAAA TGAAggaattatcatcattacatgATAGATACCTGAACAGACCTACATTAGATGATAACATGGAAGAGGAACACGCCATTGAAATTGCCACTCAAGAAATTACTCAA ATGTTTCACAGATGCCAAAGGTCTATCCAATCCATAACGGCCAAAGCTAGGTTATCATCGAGACAAGAGAGAAAAGTCACACAGAATATTGTCAATTCGCTTGCTGGCAGTCTTCAAGACCTTTCTATTCAATTCAGGAAAAGCCAGTCTGCGTATTTAAAAC GATTGAAAGGAAGAGAAGAGCGGTCTAAAGAATTCTTTGAGAGCAACATCAATTTAAATTCCAGCAGTGCAATCATGATTGAAGAGGACATGGAGGATGATTTACTATATGACAGG GGTTTCACAGATGCCCAAATGCAGGAAGTGGAACAGAACACACAGCTTATCGAGCAGAGAGAGAAGGAAGTGTCGCATATAGTCCAGTCGATATCAGACCTTAATGAAATCTTCAGAGATTTGGCTAATATGGTGGTGGAACAA GGCACAGTCTTGGACAGGATAGATTATAACATAGAGAAATCAACTGTTAAAGTGGAAGAAGGTCTCAAACAACTACAAAAG GCTGAGAAGTATCAAAAGAAGAACAGGAAAATGCTTGTAATCGTCATCCTCTTTGTCATTGTTATCATtctaatcatcatcttcatagcAACCAAGTTAAGATGA